From the Manis javanica isolate MJ-LG chromosome 11, MJ_LKY, whole genome shotgun sequence genome, one window contains:
- the DEPDC7 gene encoding DEP domain-containing protein 7, with amino-acid sequence MATVREKAAALNLSALHSPAQRPPGFSVAQKPFGATYVWSSIINTLQTQVEVKKRRHRLKRHNDCFVGSEAVDVIFSHLIQNKYFGDVDIPRAKVVRVCQALMDYKVFEAVPTKVFGKDKKPTFEDSSCSLYRFTTITNQDSQFGKENNIYSPSRYADALFKSSDIKSASLEDLWENLSLKPANSPHVNISATLSPQVINEVWQEETIGRLLQLVDLPLLDSLLKQQEVVPRVPLPKRQSDLVNNSNYLDRGILKAYSDSQEDEWLSAAIDCLEYLPDQMVIDISRNFPEQPNRIDLVKELLFDAIGRYYSSREPLLNHLSDVHNGIAELLVNGKTEIALEATQLFLKLLEPQNREEFRRLLYFMAIAAHPSEFKLQKESENRMVVKRIFSKAIVDSKNLSKGKTDLLVLFLMDHQKDVFKIPGTLHKIVSVKLMAIQKGRDPNGDTGYIYCQRIDQSDYSDHTRETTKDELLTLLKTIDKDSKLSAKEKKKLLGQFYKCHPSIFTEYFGD; translated from the exons ATGGCCACGGTGCGGGAGAAGGCGGCGGCGCTGAACCTGTCGGCTCTCCACAGCCCGGCGCAGAGGCCTCCCG GGTTCAGTGTGGCCCAGAAACCATTTGGAGCCACATATGTATGGAGCAGCATTATAAATACTCTTCAAACACAAGTGGAAGTGAAAAAACGAAGGCACCGTTTAAAAAGACACAATGACTGCTTTGTTGGTTCGGAAGCTGTGGATGTCATTTTTTCTCACCTAattcagaataaatattttgGTGATGTAGATATTCCTCGGGCCAAAGTGGTAAGAGTATGTCAAGCACTTATGGACTACAAAGTATTTGAAGCAGTTCCAACCAAAGTctttggaaaagacaaaaaaccTACATTTGAAGACAGTAGTTGCAGCCTTTATAGATTCACAACGATTACAAACCAAGACAGTCAATTTGGCAAAGAGAACAACATATATTCACCTTCCAG GTATGCAGATGCATTATTTAAGTCATCTGATATCAAATCAGCAAGTTTAGAAGATCTGTGGGAAAATCTGAGTTTAAAGCCTGCTAATTCCCCTCATGTAAATATCTCTGCAACCTTGTCTCCACAAG TTATTAATGAAGTATGGCAAGAAGAAACAATCGGGCGTCTATTACAACTTGTAGACCTTCCACTTCTTGACTCCTTACTCAAACAGCAAGAGGTTGTACCCAGAGTTCCTCTGCCTAAGAGGCAGTCTGATTTGGTCAACAACAGTAACTATCTGGATCGAGGAATTCTCAAGGCTTATAGTGACTCTCA GGAAGATGAGTGGCTCTCTGCAGCAATTGACTGTTTGGAATACCTTCCAGACCAAATGGTGATAGACATCAGCAGAAACTTTCCTGAGCAACCAAATAGAATAGATTTAGTGAAAGAACTTCTGTTTGATGCCATTGGCAGATATTACAGTAGTAGGGAACCTTTGTTAAATCACTTATCTGATGTTCATAATGGAATTGCAGAACTCTTAG TGAATGGGAAGACAGAAATAGCCTTAGAAGCTACTCAGCTCTTTCTAAAGCTCTTGGAACcccaaaatagagaagaatttaGAAGACTGTTGTATTTCATGGCTATTGCAGCACATCCTTCTGAatttaaattacagaaagaa agtgAAAACAGAATGGTGGTAAAAAGGATATTCTCAAAAGCTATTGTTGACAGTAAGAATTTATCCAAAGGCAAAACTGATCTTCTGGTACTTTTTTTAATGGATCATCAAAAAGATGTTTTTAAG ATTCCTGGAACTCTACATAAAATTGTCAGTGTTAAGCTCATGGCCATTCAGAAGGGAAGAGATCCAAATGGAGACACAG GATATATTTATTGCCAGAGAATTGATCAAAGTGATTATTCTGACCATACACGGGAGACAACCAAGGATGAACTATTGACTTTACTAAAAACTATTGATAAGGATTCAAAACTGTCTGCCAAAGAGAAGAAGAAGTTACTAGGTCAGTTTTATAAGTGTCACCCAAGCATCTTTACTGAGTATTTTGGAGACTGA